Proteins encoded by one window of Pseudonocardia sp. HH130629-09:
- the ligA gene encoding NAD-dependent DNA ligase LigA — protein sequence MSSQSDAQQARERHAQLAAEVADHQFRYYVLDAPVVSDGQFDELWHELLALEEAHPELVTPDSPSQRVGGTFSTDFTSYDHLERMLSLDNAFSPEDLRTWHERVTKEVGGDLHYLCELKIDGLAVNLLYEGGRLTRALTRGDGRTGEDITLNMRTLAEVPEQLTGTDEFPVPALVEIRGEVYFRLEDFERLNASLVEAGKEPFANPRNTAAGSLRQKDPRVTGSRNLRLICHGLGKREGFTPDPQSHAYDALVAWGLPVSPRTRVLQGIEKVIEYVEYWGEHRHDVEHEIDGVVVKVDEVALQRRLGATSRFPRWAIAYKYPPEQATTRLLDIRVNVGRTGRVTPFAVMEPVKVAGSTVEMATLHNADEVRRKGVLIGDRVVIRKAGDVIPEVLGPVTDVRDGSEREFVMPTRCPECGTALVQQKSGDVDRRCPNARSCPAQLRERLFHVAGRGAFDIEGLGYEAAVALLTSGVLTDEGDVFSLTEADLLRTELFRNQKGELTVNGRKLLRNLEAAKDRPLWRVLVGLSIRHVGPTAAQALAREFGSMEALERAAAQAKADTEAAGVAIVSDGTAGEDDAAAEAAAPTAEGAAAEATGDVEAAEAEAAVAAGEAEAAPDDGSAGDGASDDGAVEAAKQERAAARARAKAVAEALAPIAGVDGVGPTIAAAVRDWFSVDWHREVVQKWRAAGVAMEDEVDDSVPRFLEGLSIVITGSMENWSRDEAKEAIMARGGRAAGSVSKKTAFVVAGEAPGSKYDKAVELGVPVLDEAGFEVLLARGPDAAREQAADA from the coding sequence GTGAGTTCCCAGTCCGACGCCCAGCAGGCCCGCGAGCGCCACGCGCAGCTGGCGGCCGAGGTGGCCGACCACCAGTTCCGGTACTACGTGCTGGACGCCCCGGTCGTCTCCGACGGCCAGTTCGACGAGCTGTGGCACGAGCTGCTCGCGCTGGAGGAGGCCCACCCCGAGCTGGTCACGCCGGACTCGCCGAGCCAGCGCGTCGGCGGGACCTTCTCCACCGACTTCACCTCCTACGACCATCTCGAGCGGATGTTGTCGCTGGACAACGCCTTCTCGCCCGAGGACCTGCGCACCTGGCACGAGCGGGTGACGAAGGAGGTCGGCGGGGACCTGCACTACCTGTGCGAGCTCAAGATCGACGGGCTCGCGGTCAATCTGCTCTACGAGGGCGGGCGGCTCACCCGGGCCCTGACCCGCGGCGACGGGCGCACCGGCGAGGACATCACGCTCAACATGCGCACCCTCGCCGAGGTGCCCGAGCAGCTCACCGGCACCGACGAGTTCCCGGTGCCGGCGCTCGTCGAGATCCGTGGCGAGGTCTACTTCCGGCTGGAGGACTTCGAGCGGCTCAACGCCTCGCTGGTCGAGGCGGGCAAGGAGCCGTTCGCGAACCCGCGCAACACCGCGGCCGGCTCCCTGCGCCAGAAGGACCCACGGGTCACCGGCTCGCGCAACCTGCGGCTGATCTGCCACGGCCTGGGCAAGCGGGAGGGGTTCACCCCCGACCCCCAGTCCCACGCCTACGACGCACTGGTCGCCTGGGGCCTGCCGGTCTCCCCGCGCACCAGGGTGCTCCAGGGGATCGAGAAGGTGATCGAGTACGTCGAGTACTGGGGTGAGCACCGGCACGACGTCGAGCACGAGATCGACGGCGTCGTCGTGAAGGTCGACGAGGTGGCGCTGCAGCGCAGGCTCGGCGCGACCTCCCGGTTCCCGCGCTGGGCGATCGCCTACAAGTACCCGCCGGAGCAGGCCACCACCCGGCTGCTCGACATCCGGGTCAACGTCGGGCGGACCGGCCGGGTCACCCCGTTCGCGGTGATGGAACCGGTGAAGGTCGCCGGGTCCACGGTCGAGATGGCGACCCTGCACAACGCCGACGAGGTGCGTCGCAAGGGCGTGCTGATCGGTGACCGGGTGGTCATCCGCAAGGCGGGCGACGTCATCCCCGAGGTGCTGGGTCCGGTCACCGACGTGCGCGACGGCTCCGAGCGCGAGTTCGTCATGCCGACGCGCTGCCCCGAGTGCGGCACCGCGCTCGTGCAGCAGAAGTCGGGCGACGTCGACCGGCGCTGCCCGAACGCCCGCTCCTGCCCGGCGCAGCTGCGGGAGCGGCTGTTCCACGTCGCGGGCCGGGGCGCGTTCGACATCGAGGGGCTCGGCTACGAGGCCGCGGTGGCGCTGCTGACCTCGGGTGTGCTGACCGACGAGGGCGACGTCTTCTCCCTCACCGAGGCCGACCTGCTGCGGACCGAGCTGTTCCGCAACCAGAAGGGCGAGCTGACGGTCAACGGCCGCAAGCTGCTGAGGAACCTGGAGGCGGCTAAGGACCGGCCGCTGTGGCGGGTGCTGGTGGGGCTGTCGATCCGGCACGTCGGGCCGACCGCCGCGCAGGCGCTGGCCCGCGAGTTCGGGTCGATGGAGGCTCTCGAACGCGCCGCGGCACAGGCGAAGGCGGACACCGAGGCCGCCGGGGTCGCGATCGTCTCCGACGGGACGGCGGGGGAGGACGACGCCGCGGCCGAGGCCGCCGCGCCGACGGCCGAGGGTGCCGCCGCCGAGGCGACCGGCGATGTCGAGGCCGCCGAGGCGGAGGCGGCGGTTGCCGCAGGCGAGGCGGAAGCGGCACCCGACGACGGGTCTGCCGGCGACGGGGCGTCCGACGACGGGGCCGTGGAGGCCGCGAAGCAGGAGCGGGCCGCGGCGCGTGCCCGGGCCAAGGCCGTCGCGGAGGCGCTCGCGCCGATCGCCGGGGTCGACGGTGTCGGCCCGACCATCGCCGCGGCGGTGCGGGACTGGTTCTCCGTCGACTGGCACCGCGAGGTCGTGCAGAAGTGGCGGGCCGCGGGCGTCGCGATGGAGGACGAGGTCGACGACTCGGTGCCCCGCTTCCTGGAGGGCCTCTCGATCGTCATCACCGGCTCGATGGAGAACTGGTCCCGCGACGAGGCCAAGGAGGCGATCATGGCCCGCGGCGGGCGGGCGGCCGGGTCGGTGTCGAAGAAGACGGCCTTCGTCGTCGCGGGGGAGGCGCCCGGCTCGAAGTACGACAAGGCCGTCGAGCTCGGGGTGCCGGTGCTGGACGAGGCCGGGTTCGAGGTCCTGCTCGCCCGCGGCCCCGACGCGGCGCGGGAACAGGCCGCCGACGCCTGA
- a CDS encoding ankyrin repeat domain-containing protein, producing the protein MDQAAVELAHRMFDLAREGAADRLGAYLDAGVPVGLTDPKGDTLLILAAYYGHDAVVADLLARGAEPDHTNDRGQTALAAALFARSAPSVTALLAAGADPHHGSPSAWATVKHFELPDMRALLEAGA; encoded by the coding sequence ATGGACCAGGCTGCCGTGGAGCTCGCGCACCGGATGTTCGACCTTGCCCGCGAGGGTGCGGCGGACCGGCTGGGCGCCTACCTCGACGCGGGCGTCCCGGTCGGTCTGACCGACCCCAAGGGCGACACCCTGCTGATCCTCGCCGCCTACTACGGCCACGACGCCGTAGTCGCCGACCTGCTGGCCCGCGGCGCGGAGCCGGACCACACCAACGACCGCGGCCAGACCGCGCTCGCCGCCGCGCTGTTCGCCCGGTCGGCACCGTCGGTCACCGCGTTGCTGGCCGCGGGCGCCGACCCGCACCACGGGAGCCCGTCGGCGTGGGCGACCGTCAAGCACTTCGAGCTGCCCGACATGCGGGCGCTGCTGGAAGCGGGGGCCTGA
- a CDS encoding VOC family protein has product MLRLGFPVVGVVDLDRAAAFWAAALHLHVSDEWSSSSWRTLTGSDGERVLGLMRSASPPEPRPRLHLDLLVDTTAEQDAEVARLTSLGATRPVWDDYPAEPDFVVLADPDGNVFCVVDLSRAPSSGGVGGDA; this is encoded by the coding sequence GTGCTGAGGCTCGGGTTCCCGGTGGTCGGCGTCGTCGACCTCGACCGGGCCGCCGCGTTCTGGGCCGCCGCACTGCACCTGCACGTCTCCGACGAGTGGTCGAGCTCGTCCTGGCGCACCCTGACCGGTTCCGACGGCGAGCGGGTGCTCGGCCTGATGCGCAGCGCGTCCCCGCCCGAGCCCAGGCCCCGGCTCCACCTGGACCTCCTGGTCGACACCACCGCCGAGCAGGACGCCGAGGTGGCGCGGCTGACCTCGCTGGGCGCGACCCGGCCGGTCTGGGACGACTACCCCGCCGAGCCCGACTTCGTCGTCCTCGCCGACCCCGACGGCAACGTCTTCTGCGTGGTCGACCTGAGCCGGGCGCCGTCGTCGGGAGGTGTCGGTGGCGACGCCTAG
- a CDS encoding peptide chain release factor 3 — MSTIENDTRQTGTATDARVVGETARRRTFAVISHPDAGKSTLTEALALHAEVIDSAGAVHGKSGRKGVTSDWMEMERARGISVSSAVLQFSYRDCVINLLDTPGHGDFSEDTYRVLAAVDAAVMLLDAAKGLEPQTLKLFDVCRSRGVPIVTFVNKWDRPGREALELLDEVEQTIGLRPMPLTWPLGIAGQFKGLIERSTGEYTAFTRAAGGATKATAQVVDAETIAAQEPEYWQNAQDELGLLDEIGAGFDEEGFRSGTATPVLFGSALSNIGVARLLDSLVDLAPPPAPRPDVKGQDRPLEAPTSGLIFKVQAGMDKAHRDRMAFLRICSGRFERGMVLTHAATGKPFATKYAQSVFGAERTTVEEAFPGDIVGLVNATALRPGDTLYAADPVDFPSIPAFAPEHFAVIRAKDAGKYKQFRKGIEQLGNEAVIQILRSDLRGDQAPVLAAVGPLQFDVVTTRLETEFNAPVTLDRLPYQIARLVDAEAVEKLAGQSECEVLRRDSDGEHLALFTNKWRMDIVQRKFPDMRFEAMPAGSSIS; from the coding sequence GTGAGCACCATCGAGAACGACACCCGGCAGACCGGCACCGCCACCGACGCGCGCGTCGTCGGCGAGACCGCCCGCCGCCGGACGTTCGCGGTGATCTCCCACCCCGACGCGGGCAAGTCGACCCTGACCGAGGCGCTGGCGCTGCACGCGGAGGTCATCGACTCCGCCGGTGCGGTGCACGGCAAGTCCGGCCGCAAGGGCGTCACGTCGGACTGGATGGAGATGGAGCGTGCCCGCGGCATCTCGGTGTCCTCGGCGGTGCTGCAGTTCTCCTACCGGGACTGCGTGATCAACCTGCTCGACACCCCCGGCCACGGCGACTTCTCCGAGGACACCTACCGGGTGCTCGCCGCCGTCGACGCCGCGGTGATGCTGCTCGACGCGGCGAAGGGTCTCGAGCCGCAGACCCTCAAGCTCTTCGACGTCTGCCGCTCGCGCGGCGTCCCGATCGTCACCTTCGTCAACAAGTGGGACCGACCGGGCCGCGAGGCTCTGGAGCTGCTCGACGAGGTCGAGCAGACCATCGGCCTGCGCCCCATGCCGCTGACCTGGCCACTGGGCATCGCCGGGCAGTTCAAGGGGCTCATCGAGCGCAGCACCGGCGAGTACACCGCGTTCACCCGGGCCGCCGGCGGCGCGACGAAGGCCACCGCACAGGTCGTCGACGCCGAGACGATCGCCGCGCAGGAGCCCGAGTACTGGCAGAACGCGCAGGACGAGCTGGGCCTGCTCGACGAGATCGGCGCCGGTTTCGACGAGGAGGGCTTCCGCTCCGGCACGGCCACCCCGGTCCTGTTCGGCTCGGCGCTGTCCAACATCGGTGTCGCCCGGCTGCTCGACTCGCTGGTCGACCTCGCCCCGCCGCCCGCCCCGCGGCCCGACGTGAAGGGCCAGGACCGCCCGCTGGAGGCGCCCACCTCCGGGCTGATCTTCAAGGTCCAGGCCGGCATGGACAAGGCGCACCGTGACCGCATGGCGTTCCTGCGGATCTGCTCGGGCCGCTTCGAGCGCGGCATGGTGCTCACCCATGCCGCGACGGGCAAGCCGTTCGCGACCAAGTACGCGCAGTCGGTGTTCGGCGCCGAGCGCACGACCGTCGAGGAGGCGTTCCCCGGCGACATCGTCGGCCTGGTCAACGCCACCGCCCTGCGCCCCGGGGACACCCTCTACGCGGCCGACCCGGTCGATTTCCCCTCGATCCCGGCGTTCGCCCCCGAGCACTTCGCGGTGATCCGCGCGAAGGACGCGGGCAAGTACAAGCAGTTCCGCAAGGGGATCGAGCAGCTCGGCAACGAGGCGGTCATCCAGATCCTGCGCTCGGACCTGCGCGGCGACCAGGCACCGGTGCTGGCCGCGGTGGGGCCGCTGCAGTTCGACGTGGTCACCACACGGCTGGAGACCGAGTTCAACGCGCCGGTCACCCTCGACCGGCTGCCGTACCAGATCGCGCGCCTGGTCGACGCCGAGGCGGTCGAGAAGCTGGCCGGGCAATCCGAGTGCGAGGTCCTGCGCCGCGACTCCGACGGCGAGCACCTCGCGTTGTTCACCAACAAATGGCGGATGGACATCGTCCAGCGCAAGTTCCCGGACATGCGGTTCGAGGCCATGCCCGCCGGGTCCTCGATCTCCTGA
- a CDS encoding DMT family transporter: protein MLFALAAVAQQTSAAADPHDRGLRMLARLVRDPRWLAGSLGDTAAFAMQAVALGFGSLLLVQPLIVTQLVFALPLAASWAGRRPSRRELAWAAVLVVALVLFVTVGEPTAGVDRAGLTAWAPTGSVLLVLFAACLVAARSTTGTARALLLAAATGIAYGVVAALTLGVVDTLSDGITTVLTSWETSALVVAVVGGTLLQQAAFQAGALGASLPAVVVGEPVVAAVVGVTVLDERLSTGGAGWALVAVLVAVLVVATIALARASAGAGTESSGRRAP from the coding sequence CTGCTCTTCGCGCTCGCCGCCGTCGCGCAGCAGACCTCGGCGGCGGCGGACCCGCACGACCGGGGGCTGCGGATGCTGGCGCGGCTGGTCCGCGATCCGCGCTGGCTGGCCGGGTCGCTGGGTGACACGGCGGCGTTCGCGATGCAGGCCGTCGCGCTCGGGTTCGGGTCGCTGCTGCTGGTGCAGCCGCTCATCGTCACCCAGCTGGTGTTCGCGCTGCCGCTGGCCGCGTCGTGGGCCGGGCGGCGGCCGTCCCGCCGGGAGCTGGCGTGGGCCGCGGTGCTGGTGGTGGCGCTGGTGCTGTTCGTGACCGTCGGGGAGCCGACCGCGGGTGTCGACCGGGCCGGGCTCACCGCGTGGGCGCCGACGGGGTCGGTGCTGCTGGTGCTGTTCGCCGCCTGTCTCGTGGCGGCCCGGTCGACGACGGGGACGGCCCGGGCACTGCTGCTGGCCGCGGCCACCGGCATCGCCTACGGCGTCGTCGCCGCGCTCACCCTGGGCGTGGTCGACACGCTGTCCGACGGGATCACCACGGTGCTGACCTCGTGGGAGACCTCGGCGCTGGTCGTCGCCGTGGTCGGCGGGACCCTGCTGCAGCAGGCCGCGTTCCAGGCCGGGGCGCTGGGGGCGTCGCTGCCCGCGGTGGTCGTCGGGGAGCCGGTGGTGGCGGCGGTCGTCGGCGTGACCGTGCTCGACGAGCGGCTGTCCACCGGCGGGGCCGGGTGGGCGCTCGTCGCGGTGCTGGTGGCCGTGCTCGTGGTGGCGACGATCGCGCTGGCCCGGGCGAGCGCCGGAGCCGGGACCGAGAGCTCCGGCCGGCGGGCACCGTAG
- a CDS encoding isocitrate lyase/PEP mutase family protein → MTSIAEKATKLQELHSAPELLLVVNVWDAITAKIVAETPGTTALATASHGIAASRGYPDGEHIPRDLMIAEVGLIAEVAGDLPVTADLEAGYGDPGGTVARAIDVGIVGCNLEDQVKPLAEAVKAVEAAVAAAEKAGIDFVLNARTDAFLKAGDKDPEAVLADAIERGKAYLDAGASNFFVPGKLDETQVGRLVEALGERKVNLIGIPGSIPLGTAQQLGVARVSYGPWSQNVALTALQDLATDVYAGGGLPEGTRKLN, encoded by the coding sequence ATGACCTCCATCGCCGAGAAGGCCACGAAGCTGCAGGAGCTGCACTCCGCACCGGAGCTGCTGCTCGTCGTCAACGTCTGGGACGCGATCACCGCGAAGATCGTCGCCGAGACCCCGGGCACGACGGCCCTGGCCACCGCGAGCCACGGGATCGCCGCGTCCCGCGGCTACCCCGACGGCGAGCACATCCCGCGCGACCTCATGATCGCCGAGGTCGGGCTGATCGCGGAGGTCGCCGGCGACCTGCCGGTGACCGCCGACCTGGAGGCCGGCTACGGCGACCCCGGTGGCACCGTCGCGCGCGCGATCGACGTCGGCATCGTCGGCTGCAACCTGGAGGACCAGGTCAAGCCGCTCGCCGAGGCAGTGAAGGCCGTGGAGGCCGCCGTCGCCGCGGCCGAGAAGGCCGGGATCGACTTCGTGCTGAACGCGCGCACCGACGCCTTCCTCAAGGCCGGTGACAAGGACCCCGAGGCCGTGCTGGCCGACGCGATCGAGCGCGGGAAGGCGTACCTGGACGCGGGCGCGTCGAACTTCTTCGTGCCCGGCAAGCTCGACGAGACCCAGGTCGGACGCCTGGTCGAGGCGCTCGGCGAGCGCAAGGTCAACCTGATCGGCATCCCGGGGTCGATCCCTCTGGGGACCGCCCAGCAGCTGGGCGTCGCCCGCGTGTCCTACGGCCCGTGGAGCCAGAACGTCGCGCTGACCGCGCTGCAGGACCTCGCCACCGACGTCTACGCCGGCGGGGGGCTCCCCGAGGGCACCCGCAAGCTGAACTGA
- a CDS encoding methionine synthase, whose product MWPAGVGTGVGSLPGTDIREACALVTGETPEFPALPELPARGVGADMIGRTAGLLVDLAVEVVPTGWRVTAHPGRDLRRSRDLMSGDLDAFDDACDHIRPSWVKIQVTGPWTLAASVELASGHRVLTDRGAVREFAASLTEGLRTHVAEVAQRTGAAVVVQLDEPGLPAVLAGSLPTASGYGTVRAIAAPDAQDLLRDLVAGVDAPVVVHCCADRPPIRLLAGTGAAAVGIDATRPVFAGSTAEPRALDAIGETWDSGVPLFLGLLPGTTPSREPAIGDLSRAGYDLADRLGFDRPRLARLAVPTPACGLAGASPAWAQRALALSRELGKAFADPDEVAPADGR is encoded by the coding sequence CTGTGGCCCGCCGGCGTCGGCACCGGCGTCGGATCACTGCCCGGCACCGACATCCGCGAGGCGTGCGCGTTGGTCACCGGCGAGACCCCCGAGTTCCCGGCACTGCCCGAGCTGCCCGCCCGCGGTGTCGGCGCGGACATGATCGGGCGCACGGCCGGGCTGCTGGTGGACCTCGCCGTCGAGGTCGTGCCGACCGGCTGGCGCGTCACCGCGCACCCCGGGCGCGACCTGCGCCGATCCCGTGACCTGATGTCCGGCGATCTGGACGCCTTCGACGACGCCTGCGACCACATCCGCCCGTCCTGGGTGAAGATCCAGGTCACCGGCCCGTGGACACTCGCCGCCTCGGTCGAGCTCGCGTCCGGGCACCGGGTGCTCACCGACCGCGGCGCCGTCCGCGAGTTCGCCGCCAGCCTGACCGAGGGGCTGCGCACACACGTCGCCGAGGTCGCGCAACGGACCGGGGCGGCGGTCGTCGTCCAGCTCGACGAGCCCGGTCTGCCCGCGGTGCTCGCCGGGTCGTTGCCGACCGCGTCCGGCTACGGCACCGTCCGCGCGATCGCCGCGCCGGACGCCCAGGACCTGCTCCGCGACCTGGTCGCCGGCGTCGACGCGCCGGTCGTCGTGCACTGCTGCGCGGACCGTCCGCCGATCCGGCTGCTCGCCGGCACCGGTGCGGCCGCGGTCGGCATCGACGCGACCCGACCGGTGTTCGCCGGGAGCACCGCCGAACCGCGCGCCCTCGACGCGATCGGCGAGACCTGGGACAGCGGCGTCCCGTTGTTCCTCGGGCTGCTGCCCGGCACCACGCCGTCCCGCGAACCGGCGATCGGTGACCTGTCCCGCGCCGGCTACGACCTGGCCGACCGGCTGGGCTTCGACCGGCCGCGGCTGGCCCGCCTCGCCGTCCCGACGCCCGCCTGCGGGCTCGCCGGGGCGTCCCCGGCCTGGGCGCAGCGTGCGCTCGCCCTGTCCCGCGAGCTGGGAAAGGCCTTCGCCGATCCGGATGAGGTCGCACCCGCCGACGGGCGCTGA
- a CDS encoding nitroreductase/quinone reductase family protein, with amino-acid sequence MTNQRSRTRYLAPGRFTRRVMNPLVAGLTRLGLPLAGSAVLGVRGRSSGEVRTTPVNPLHHDGVRYLVAARGETQWVRNLRVAGEAELTVGRRTERVAATELTDPAVAVPVLREYLRRWAWEVGAFFDGVDASSSDAELAAAAPHHPVFALQ; translated from the coding sequence ATGACGAATCAGCGCTCTCGGACCCGCTACCTCGCCCCCGGCCGGTTCACCCGACGCGTGATGAACCCCCTGGTCGCCGGCCTGACCCGGCTCGGCCTCCCGCTCGCCGGCTCCGCAGTGCTCGGCGTCCGCGGCCGTAGCTCCGGCGAGGTCCGCACCACGCCGGTCAACCCGCTGCATCACGACGGAGTCCGGTACCTCGTCGCCGCCCGCGGTGAGACCCAGTGGGTGCGTAACCTGCGCGTCGCGGGGGAGGCCGAGCTGACCGTCGGCCGTCGCACCGAGCGGGTGGCCGCGACCGAGCTGACCGACCCGGCCGTCGCCGTCCCGGTGCTGCGGGAGTACCTGCGCCGCTGGGCCTGGGAGGTCGGGGCGTTCTTCGACGGCGTCGACGCCTCCTCGTCCGACGCCGAGCTGGCCGCCGCCGCACCCCACCACCCGGTGTTCGCCCTGCAATGA
- the mnmA gene encoding tRNA 2-thiouridine(34) synthase MnmA: MRVLAAMSGGVDSAVAAARAVAAGHDVVGVHLALSRTRDAMRSGSRGCCSKEDAGDAARAADVLDIPYYVWDLSEEFTRDVVDDFVAAYAAGQTPNPCLRCNEKIKFAAVLDRALALGFDAVCTGHYARLDPAGPVLRRSADGGKDQSYVLAVLRADQLRHAMFPVGDTPKPEIRAEAARLGLRVAGKPDSHDICFIPTGDTQGFLADRLGSTPGALVDAATGETLGTHDGVHGFTVGQRKGLGIDRPAPDGRPRYVLGIEPVSGTVRVGPEAALDVTAITARTPVWTSDVAPDAPFGCVVQVRAHGGTAPATVTPLGAVVQVDLAEPLRGVAPGQAVAFYRPDDDGDIVLGSATITGTV, encoded by the coding sequence GTGCGGGTCCTCGCTGCGATGAGCGGTGGCGTCGACTCCGCGGTCGCCGCCGCGCGGGCGGTCGCCGCCGGGCACGACGTCGTCGGTGTGCACCTCGCGCTGTCGCGCACCCGCGACGCGATGCGGTCGGGGTCGCGCGGCTGCTGCTCCAAGGAGGACGCGGGCGACGCCGCCCGCGCCGCGGACGTCCTCGACATCCCGTACTACGTCTGGGACCTGTCCGAGGAGTTCACCCGCGACGTGGTGGACGACTTCGTCGCCGCCTACGCCGCCGGCCAGACGCCGAACCCCTGCCTGCGGTGCAACGAGAAGATCAAGTTCGCGGCGGTCCTGGACCGGGCGCTCGCACTCGGTTTCGACGCCGTCTGCACCGGTCACTACGCCCGGCTCGACCCGGCCGGGCCGGTGCTGCGCCGCTCGGCCGACGGCGGCAAGGACCAGTCCTACGTGCTGGCCGTGCTGCGCGCCGACCAGCTGCGGCACGCGATGTTCCCGGTCGGCGACACCCCCAAGCCGGAGATCCGGGCCGAGGCCGCCCGGCTCGGGCTGCGCGTCGCCGGCAAGCCCGACAGCCACGACATCTGCTTCATCCCCACCGGTGACACCCAGGGCTTCCTGGCCGACCGCCTGGGCAGCACCCCCGGTGCCCTGGTCGACGCCGCCACCGGCGAGACCCTCGGCACCCACGACGGCGTGCACGGCTTCACCGTCGGGCAGCGCAAGGGTCTCGGGATCGACCGCCCGGCCCCCGACGGCCGTCCCCGCTACGTGCTCGGCATCGAGCCGGTCAGCGGCACCGTGCGGGTCGGCCCGGAGGCTGCGCTCGACGTCACCGCGATCACCGCGCGCACCCCGGTGTGGACCTCGGACGTGGCGCCGGACGCGCCGTTCGGCTGCGTCGTGCAGGTCCGCGCGCACGGCGGCACCGCACCCGCGACCGTCACCCCGCTCGGCGCCGTCGTGCAGGTGGACCTGGCTGAGCCGCTGCGCGGAGTCGCCCCGGGGCAGGCCGTCGCCTTCTACCGCCCCGACGACGACGGCGACATCGTCCTGGGGTCGGCGACGATCACCGGGACCGTCTGA
- a CDS encoding cysteine desulfurase family protein — MTYLDHAATTPMLPAAVAALSDALGRTGNASSLHSSGRRARRAVEEGRERIAEAVGARPSEVVFTTGGTESDNLAVKGLFWARRAADPRRSRVLVSAVEHHAVVDAAEWLATHEGARLRLLEVDATGRVHPETLRAALAEDPDGNALVSVMWANNEVGTVNPVRELTAVAHEFGVPFHTDAVQAVGILDVDFAASGADALTLTGHKLGGPYGAGALLLGREVACTPLLHGGGQERDVRSGTLDVPSLAGLAAAVVESVAAAPRRRVHLAGLRDELIRVVRTEVPDAALNGDTTDSRVDGGPGRLPGNAHLSFPGCEGDSLLMLLDAHGIDCSTGSACTAGVAQPSHVLLAMGADECTARGSLRFSLGHTSTSADVVAVAGAIGSVVERARNASRRTPASVTG; from the coding sequence ATGACGTACCTGGACCACGCGGCGACCACACCGATGCTGCCCGCCGCCGTCGCCGCTCTGAGCGACGCGCTCGGCCGCACCGGCAACGCGTCGTCGCTGCACTCGTCGGGGCGCCGCGCCCGGCGCGCGGTCGAGGAGGGACGTGAGCGGATCGCCGAGGCGGTCGGCGCGCGCCCGTCCGAGGTCGTGTTCACCACCGGCGGCACCGAGAGCGACAACCTCGCGGTCAAGGGCCTGTTCTGGGCCCGCCGGGCCGCCGACCCCCGCCGCTCGCGGGTGCTGGTGTCGGCCGTCGAGCACCACGCGGTCGTCGACGCGGCGGAGTGGCTGGCGACCCACGAGGGCGCCCGGCTGCGGCTGCTCGAGGTCGACGCGACCGGTCGGGTCCACCCGGAGACGCTGCGTGCCGCGCTCGCCGAGGACCCGGACGGGAACGCCCTGGTCTCGGTCATGTGGGCCAACAACGAGGTCGGCACCGTCAACCCGGTGCGCGAGCTCACCGCCGTCGCCCACGAGTTCGGGGTGCCGTTCCACACCGACGCCGTGCAGGCCGTCGGCATCCTCGACGTCGACTTCGCCGCGAGCGGCGCCGACGCGCTCACCCTCACCGGGCACAAGCTCGGCGGCCCCTACGGCGCGGGCGCGCTGCTGCTCGGCCGCGAGGTCGCCTGCACCCCGCTGCTGCACGGCGGCGGCCAGGAGCGCGACGTCCGCTCCGGCACCCTGGACGTCCCGTCGCTGGCCGGACTGGCGGCGGCCGTCGTCGAGTCGGTGGCCGCCGCGCCGCGCCGCCGGGTGCACCTGGCCGGGCTGCGCGACGAGCTGATCCGCGTCGTGCGCACCGAGGTGCCCGACGCGGCGCTGAACGGTGACACGACCGACTCCCGGGTCGACGGCGGTCCCGGCAGGCTGCCCGGCAACGCGCACCTGTCGTTCCCCGGCTGCGAGGGCGACAGTCTGCTCATGCTGCTCGACGCCCACGGCATCGACTGCTCCACCGGCTCGGCCTGCACCGCGGGCGTCGCCCAGCCCAGCCACGTGCTGCTGGCGATGGGCGCCGACGAGTGCACCGCCCGCGGGTCGCTGCGCTTCTCCCTGGGGCACACCAGCACCTCCGCCGACGTGGTCGCGGTCGCCGGGGCCATCGGGTCGGTCGTGGAGCGGGCACGCAACGCGAGCCGTCGCACCCCCGCGTCGGTCACGGGCTGA